In a genomic window of Pseudomonas oryzihabitans:
- a CDS encoding zinc-dependent peptidase — MGFWRAWRERRLLQRVAIADDLWARLRQRLPILDGLTVEEDAWLREQCVLFLASKRLTLLEGLELDDGDRLLLAAQALIPLLHLPEAALYPNVREIIVYPDTFVSPQRYRDEGGLEHEWDDERDGEAWDRGQVILAWPGVQASGGWEAYNLVIHEFAHLIDLLAGGLCNGQPPLHAGMPQAAWTGALQHAYDDLNRQLDADPDAETALDPYAAESPEEFFAVACEYFFSAPDLLSEHYPQVYGQLQQLFRQDPRTRLAVSLASVPHPATPGSEARTPI; from the coding sequence TTGGGCTTCTGGCGCGCCTGGCGCGAACGGCGCCTGCTGCAGCGGGTGGCCATCGCCGATGACCTCTGGGCGCGCCTGCGCCAGCGCCTGCCCATCCTCGATGGCCTGACCGTCGAGGAAGACGCCTGGCTGCGCGAGCAGTGCGTGTTGTTCCTCGCCAGCAAGCGCCTCACCCTGCTCGAAGGCTTGGAACTGGACGACGGCGACCGGCTGCTGCTGGCCGCCCAGGCCTTGATCCCCCTGCTGCATCTACCGGAAGCGGCGCTCTATCCCAATGTGCGCGAGATCATCGTCTACCCGGATACCTTCGTCAGTCCCCAGCGCTATCGCGACGAGGGCGGCCTCGAACATGAGTGGGACGATGAACGCGACGGCGAGGCCTGGGATCGCGGCCAGGTCATCCTGGCCTGGCCCGGCGTCCAGGCCAGCGGCGGCTGGGAAGCCTACAACTTGGTCATCCACGAATTCGCCCACCTCATCGACCTGCTCGCCGGTGGTCTGTGCAACGGCCAGCCGCCGCTGCACGCAGGCATGCCCCAGGCGGCCTGGACCGGCGCCCTGCAGCACGCCTATGACGACCTCAATCGCCAGCTCGACGCCGATCCGGACGCCGAGACCGCGCTCGACCCCTATGCGGCGGAAAGCCCCGAGGAATTCTTCGCCGTCGCCTGCGAGTACTTCTTCAGCGCGCCCGACCTGCTGAGCGAGCACTATCCGCAGGTCTACGGGCAGTTGCAGCAACTGTTCCGCCAGGATCCACGTACCCGCCTCGCCGTCAGCCTGGCGAGCGTGCCGCACCCGGCAACCCCGGGGTCCGAGGCTCGAACCCCGATCTGA
- a CDS encoding tyrosine-type recombinase/integrase, with amino-acid sequence MGKLTSKTVGSIVKAATPGKTNDGDGLYFQVSKSGGTSWIFRYKLDGRSREMGLGPYPAVTLSQARQLAADQRKLLALGSDPLASRDAAKEAKREAERQAAARRITFEDLAHEYQQAHGGSWSEKWRKGWLRKLELYAFPTMGKLPADAIGTDQVLAVLRPIWATKTRTADEVRGQIEQILDAAKARRLREGENPARWRGHLDNLLSKAEKKKARQRQHFPALQWKDTPKLIAALAKIETRDAVAARLLILTGARHHMIQHAQWSEFDLKAGTWALPAERMKMRKRFVIPLPRQAIEMLEILNNNHSIYLFPGQGKSGVMHSNAIRNLLHKLGYEDITRHGFRSTFRDWANECTNYPREVCELALAHDERDQTEAAYSRSDLLEKRKALMADWANFCTNSQ; translated from the coding sequence ATGGGTAAGCTGACCAGTAAGACCGTGGGGTCGATCGTTAAAGCTGCAACTCCAGGCAAGACCAACGATGGCGACGGCCTCTACTTCCAGGTCTCCAAGAGCGGCGGCACAAGCTGGATTTTCCGCTACAAGCTCGACGGCCGAAGCCGCGAAATGGGGTTAGGCCCCTACCCTGCCGTTACCCTCAGCCAAGCCCGTCAACTGGCCGCTGACCAGCGCAAGCTCCTTGCCTTAGGGAGCGACCCACTCGCATCCCGCGATGCGGCAAAGGAAGCCAAGCGTGAGGCAGAACGCCAAGCCGCAGCGCGTCGCATTACGTTTGAGGATCTGGCTCACGAATACCAGCAAGCACACGGGGGCAGCTGGTCTGAAAAATGGCGGAAAGGCTGGCTACGTAAGCTGGAGCTCTACGCCTTCCCAACCATGGGTAAATTGCCTGCGGACGCCATAGGTACTGACCAAGTGCTGGCTGTCTTGCGCCCCATCTGGGCGACCAAGACTCGCACCGCCGATGAAGTCCGCGGCCAGATCGAACAGATACTGGATGCAGCCAAAGCCCGGCGCCTACGCGAGGGGGAAAATCCTGCCCGCTGGCGTGGCCATCTAGACAACTTGCTGAGCAAAGCAGAGAAAAAGAAAGCCAGGCAGCGGCAGCACTTCCCAGCACTGCAATGGAAAGATACTCCGAAGCTGATAGCCGCCCTGGCCAAAATCGAGACGCGTGACGCCGTCGCCGCCAGGCTGCTGATCCTAACTGGCGCGCGCCACCATATGATCCAACATGCTCAATGGTCTGAATTCGATCTCAAAGCAGGGACTTGGGCGCTGCCTGCTGAGCGGATGAAGATGCGGAAACGCTTCGTCATCCCTCTGCCACGTCAGGCAATCGAGATGCTGGAGATATTGAATAATAATCATTCAATATATCTATTTCCCGGACAGGGAAAGAGCGGCGTCATGCACAGCAATGCAATACGCAATCTGCTACACAAGCTGGGGTATGAAGACATCACAAGACACGGCTTCCGGTCCACCTTTCGGGACTGGGCAAACGAGTGCACAAACTACCCAAGAGAGGTTTGCGAGCTTGCGCTTGCCCACGATGAGCGCGATCAGACAGAGGCAGCCTATTCACGATCCGATCTTCTTGAAAAACGCAAAGCACTGATGGCAGATTGGGCAAACTTTTGTACAAATTCACAATAA
- a CDS encoding DedA family protein: protein MEFNPIDLILHLDVYLSGLVAQYGAWIYAILFAVIFCETGLVVTPFLPGDSLLFIAGALSALGNMDPYLLAGLLMFAAVAGDSTNYLIGRFAGDKLFSNPHSKVFRRDYLLRTQAFYEHHGGKTITLARFLPIIRTFAPFVAGVGRMHYPYFLAYSVLGSLLWVGGLVSLGYFFGNVPFIKQNLTLMVLAIIGISLLPMILGLIKSRRTSVQSGA from the coding sequence ATGGAATTCAACCCGATCGACCTGATCCTGCACCTCGACGTCTACCTCAGCGGCTTGGTCGCCCAATACGGCGCCTGGATCTACGCCATTCTCTTCGCCGTGATCTTCTGCGAGACGGGGCTGGTGGTCACCCCCTTCCTGCCCGGGGACTCCCTGCTGTTCATCGCCGGCGCCCTGTCCGCCCTCGGGAACATGGACCCCTACCTGCTGGCGGGACTGCTGATGTTCGCCGCGGTGGCGGGCGACAGCACCAACTACCTGATCGGCCGCTTCGCCGGGGACAAGCTGTTCAGCAACCCCCACTCCAAGGTATTCCGCCGTGACTACCTGCTGCGCACCCAGGCCTTCTACGAACACCATGGCGGCAAGACCATCACCCTGGCGCGCTTCCTGCCCATCATCCGTACCTTCGCCCCCTTCGTCGCTGGCGTGGGGCGCATGCACTACCCCTACTTCCTCGCCTACAGCGTGCTCGGCTCGCTGCTGTGGGTCGGTGGCCTGGTCAGCCTGGGCTACTTCTTCGGCAACGTACCCTTCATCAAACAGAACCTCACCCTCATGGTGCTGGCCATCATCGGTATTTCCCTGCTGCCGATGATCCTCGGCCTGATCAAGAGCCGCCGCACCTCGGTACAGAGCGGAGCCTGA
- a CDS encoding sigma-54-dependent Fis family transcriptional regulator, producing MPATPSDRHASQVLELARGAVLDGPASDPAIARSWRRCLDEHQLDPAARMAPWVLERARFDEHRERQQRVLQIARGQMNSLHQQLGGAGHAVLLTDARGLILDCVTAEAERGIFQQAGLWLGADWSEACEGTNGIGTCVVERQALTIHRDEHFRSRHTQLTCSASPVFDPAGELLAVLDVSTARQEASRQGQFHTMALVNLSAKLIESCYFLDRYADGYLLRFHAQAAYVGLLSEGLLAFDGEGRICAANETALMLLGLARAAVVGQGMASLFELRLDELLERARPQPSACWALRGRQGQSFHGLVRGPQVRPVTPEVVPKTPPSSGICLADPALARDFARALKVLERDVPVLLHGETGTGKEAFASALHRASSRAGKAFVALNCAAIPETLIESELFGYRGGSFTGARKEGMAGKLQQADGGILFLDEIGDMPLVLQTRLLRVLEERQVVPLGGGAPRALDLRLISASHHDLEALVAAGSFREDLYYRLRGLVVTLPALRDRSDRGVLLDQLLAEEARGEPIHLDPAARACLLAQPWPGNVRQLRTVLRTLVALNEDGYIGLDDLPADCRTATPRVPSGAAPVDSAREELRAVLEDCHWQMTRAAKRLGVSRNTLYRWLHQHGLQRPQD from the coding sequence ATGCCCGCCACCCCGTCCGATCGTCATGCCAGCCAGGTGCTCGAACTCGCCCGCGGCGCCGTCCTCGACGGCCCGGCCAGCGATCCGGCCATCGCCCGCTCCTGGCGGCGCTGTCTCGATGAGCACCAGTTGGACCCGGCTGCCCGAATGGCGCCCTGGGTGCTGGAGCGTGCCCGTTTCGACGAGCATCGCGAGCGCCAGCAGCGGGTCCTGCAGATCGCCCGCGGCCAGATGAATTCGCTGCACCAGCAACTCGGCGGTGCCGGCCATGCCGTGCTGCTCACCGATGCCCGTGGCCTGATCCTCGACTGCGTGACCGCCGAGGCCGAGCGCGGCATCTTCCAGCAGGCCGGCCTCTGGCTGGGCGCCGACTGGAGCGAGGCCTGCGAAGGCACCAACGGCATCGGCACCTGCGTGGTGGAGCGGCAGGCGCTGACCATCCATCGCGACGAACACTTCCGTAGTCGCCACACCCAACTGACCTGCTCGGCCAGTCCGGTATTCGATCCGGCGGGCGAGCTGCTGGCGGTACTGGACGTCTCCACCGCGCGCCAGGAAGCCTCGCGCCAGGGCCAGTTCCACACCATGGCGCTGGTCAATCTCTCGGCCAAGCTGATCGAGAGCTGCTATTTCCTCGACCGCTACGCCGATGGCTATCTGCTGCGCTTCCATGCCCAGGCGGCCTATGTCGGGTTGCTCAGCGAGGGGCTGCTGGCCTTCGACGGCGAGGGCCGGATCTGCGCCGCCAACGAGACCGCCCTGATGCTGCTCGGCCTGGCCCGCGCGGCGGTAGTGGGGCAGGGGATGGCGAGTCTGTTCGAGCTGCGACTGGACGAATTGCTGGAGCGCGCCCGACCGCAACCCAGCGCCTGTTGGGCGCTGCGCGGACGCCAGGGGCAGAGCTTCCATGGCCTGGTTCGTGGGCCTCAGGTGCGTCCGGTCACCCCGGAAGTGGTACCCAAGACGCCGCCCTCCAGCGGTATCTGCCTGGCTGATCCGGCACTGGCGCGGGACTTCGCCCGGGCACTCAAGGTGCTCGAACGGGACGTGCCGGTGCTGCTGCACGGCGAGACCGGTACCGGCAAGGAAGCCTTCGCCAGCGCCCTGCACCGCGCCAGCAGTCGCGCCGGTAAGGCCTTCGTCGCCCTCAACTGCGCGGCCATTCCGGAAACCCTGATCGAGAGCGAGCTGTTCGGCTATCGCGGCGGCAGCTTCACCGGGGCGCGCAAGGAAGGCATGGCCGGCAAGCTGCAGCAGGCCGATGGCGGCATCCTCTTCCTCGACGAGATCGGCGACATGCCGCTGGTACTGCAAACGCGTCTGTTGCGGGTGCTGGAAGAACGTCAGGTGGTTCCTCTCGGCGGCGGTGCCCCGCGGGCCCTGGACCTGCGGCTGATCAGCGCCAGCCACCACGACCTGGAGGCCCTGGTGGCGGCCGGCAGCTTTCGCGAAGACCTCTACTATCGCCTGCGTGGCCTGGTGGTGACCCTGCCGGCGCTACGCGACCGCAGCGACCGTGGCGTGCTGCTCGACCAATTGCTGGCCGAAGAGGCACGGGGTGAGCCCATCCACCTCGATCCCGCGGCGCGCGCCTGCCTGCTGGCCCAGCCCTGGCCCGGCAACGTCCGCCAACTGCGGACCGTGTTGCGCACCCTGGTGGCCCTGAATGAGGATGGCTATATAGGTCTGGATGACCTACCGGCGGATTGTCGTACTGCCACGCCGCGCGTTCCGTCCGGCGCCGCACCAGTCGACAGTGCCCGGGAGGAGCTGCGCGCGGTGCTGGAGGATTGCCACTGGCAGATGACCCGGGCGGCCAAGCGGCTCGGAGTGAGTCGCAACACCCTCTATCGGTGGCTGCATCAGCACGGCCTGCAGCGCCCGCAGGACTAG
- the adhP gene encoding alcohol dehydrogenase AdhP, with protein sequence MPKTMKAAVVTAFGQPLEIREVEVPTPGAGQVLVKIAASGVCHTDLHAAEGDWPVKPNPPFIPGHEGVGHVVAVGAGVTHVKEGDRVGVPWLYSACGHCEHCLGGWETLCESQQNTGYSVNGGFAEYTLADAGYVGRLPDNVGFVEIAPILCAGVTVYKGLKMTDTKPGNWVVISGIGGLGHMAVQYARAMGLNVAAVDVDDKKLDLARRLGAEVTVNARQQDPAAYLKKEIGGAHGALVTAVSPKAFEQAIGMTRRGGTIALNGLPPGDFPLSIFDMVLNGTTVRGSIVGTRLDLQEALDFAGEGKVKATVSAEPLENINAIFSRMHEGGIEGRVVIDMAMS encoded by the coding sequence ATGCCTAAAACAATGAAAGCTGCCGTCGTCACCGCCTTTGGCCAACCCCTGGAAATCCGCGAAGTCGAGGTGCCCACCCCGGGCGCCGGCCAGGTGCTGGTCAAGATCGCCGCCAGCGGCGTCTGCCATACCGACCTGCATGCCGCCGAGGGCGACTGGCCGGTCAAACCCAATCCCCCCTTCATTCCCGGCCACGAGGGCGTCGGCCACGTAGTGGCGGTCGGTGCCGGGGTCACCCACGTCAAGGAGGGCGACCGCGTCGGGGTGCCCTGGCTGTATTCCGCCTGTGGTCATTGCGAGCACTGCCTGGGCGGCTGGGAAACCCTTTGCGAATCCCAGCAGAACACTGGCTATTCAGTGAACGGCGGCTTCGCCGAATACACCCTGGCCGATGCCGGCTATGTCGGCCGCCTGCCGGACAACGTCGGTTTCGTCGAGATCGCGCCCATCCTCTGCGCCGGGGTCACCGTCTACAAGGGCCTGAAGATGACCGACACCAAGCCCGGCAACTGGGTAGTGATCTCCGGCATCGGCGGGCTGGGCCACATGGCAGTGCAATACGCCCGGGCCATGGGCCTGAACGTGGCGGCGGTGGACGTGGACGACAAGAAGCTCGACCTCGCCCGCCGGCTGGGCGCCGAGGTCACGGTCAACGCTCGCCAGCAGGACCCGGCCGCCTACCTGAAGAAAGAGATCGGTGGCGCCCACGGCGCCCTGGTCACGGCGGTCTCGCCCAAGGCTTTCGAACAGGCCATCGGCATGACCCGCCGTGGCGGTACCATCGCCCTCAACGGCCTGCCACCGGGCGACTTCCCGCTGTCGATCTTCGACATGGTGCTCAACGGCACCACGGTACGCGGCTCCATCGTCGGCACCCGCCTGGACCTGCAGGAGGCGCTGGACTTCGCCGGCGAGGGCAAGGTCAAGGCCACGGTGAGCGCCGAGCCCCTGGAGAACATCAACGCCATCTTCTCCCGCATGCATGAAGGCGGCATCGAGGGTCGGGTGGTGATCGATATGGCGATGAGCTGA
- the ppa gene encoding inorganic diphosphatase, protein MSYSKIPAGKDLPNDIYVAIEIPANHAPIKYEIDKDSDALFVDRFMATPMFYPANYGYIPNTLADDGDPLDVLVVTPYPVAPGAVIRARPVGVLHMTDEAGGDAKLIAVPHDKLTVLYKDVQEYTDLPALLLEQIKHFFENYKDLEKGKWVKVEGWGNADAARAEITKAVAAYKG, encoded by the coding sequence ATGAGCTACAGCAAGATTCCCGCCGGCAAAGACCTGCCGAACGACATCTACGTCGCCATCGAGATTCCGGCCAACCACGCGCCGATCAAGTACGAGATCGACAAGGACAGCGACGCCCTCTTCGTCGACCGCTTCATGGCCACCCCCATGTTCTACCCGGCCAACTACGGCTACATCCCCAACACCCTGGCCGATGACGGCGATCCCCTGGACGTGCTGGTCGTGACCCCCTACCCGGTCGCTCCCGGTGCCGTGATCCGCGCCCGCCCGGTCGGCGTGCTGCACATGACCGACGAAGCCGGTGGCGACGCCAAGCTGATCGCCGTCCCCCACGACAAGCTGACCGTCCTGTACAAGGACGTGCAGGAATACACCGACCTGCCGGCCCTGCTGCTGGAGCAGATCAAGCACTTCTTCGAGAACTACAAGGATCTGGAGAAGGGCAAGTGGGTCAAGGTCGAAGGCTGGGGCAACGCCGACGCCGCCCGCGCCGAGATCACCAAGGCCGTGGCCGCCTACAAGGGCTGA
- a CDS encoding response regulator receiver domain, which translates to MESQGVIEKQVAMDYAAIWSDHIRGAVKEFLKTAVVIDNQPWVRERETATIDQIDLPTDNGLDSGFLAVEATVAPVDTEVDQLHDLDLRAISDKFASNGVACAFVLPDDEDSQQDQKIARAVAAAKVSDLVVIDWYLKKKDSSLTLSILQQIAESDSAENGRLRLICVYTGEPLGDSIFKDIKEYLRIGGVSVLDVEGKDFCAYGDNTLVVLKNKRLTSASQLPLDLIDLFSFFADGLIPAFSLAAVGAVRKNAHHILTRFGSNLDSAYIANRIITNPPGDVSEMLRDLFVSECDSAIGLESVAERYLESEPIIKWINAKERAISVQRVGGDVVLDKSLLLSILAGGVRDHKAFNGAPNDIRFPEKSRHLISTALAGGPDSSKSSEHEFARLVVLKREAHGRSKPCSAVGWCPSLTTGTIIKYVLRSAGTDNQGQAISEEFEYLICLTPACDTLRLEEKTPFVFLKINIDLEKYGIVLKDSEGQDIFLRIDQKSPVIRTFFFVPDNSLKRVLASSDQDGSGKYEFQDLEGQKFSWLGEVRYTRAASEMAGLLRNWMRIGVSDSEYLRLISEGRFSF; encoded by the coding sequence ATGGAAAGTCAGGGTGTCATAGAAAAACAAGTGGCTATGGATTATGCCGCTATTTGGTCTGATCATATACGCGGTGCCGTAAAAGAGTTTCTTAAGACGGCGGTTGTGATTGACAATCAGCCTTGGGTTCGTGAAAGAGAAACAGCAACTATCGACCAGATCGATCTGCCAACAGACAATGGTTTGGATTCTGGATTTCTAGCGGTCGAGGCGACTGTTGCACCCGTTGATACTGAGGTAGATCAACTACACGATCTAGATCTGCGTGCTATATCTGACAAGTTTGCATCTAATGGCGTTGCATGTGCATTTGTCCTGCCGGATGACGAAGATTCGCAGCAAGACCAAAAGATTGCCCGTGCAGTAGCTGCAGCAAAAGTCTCAGATCTTGTCGTTATTGATTGGTATTTGAAAAAGAAGGATTCATCACTAACGCTTTCCATTCTTCAGCAGATTGCGGAGTCAGACTCAGCCGAAAATGGGAGGCTCCGACTCATCTGTGTTTATACGGGAGAGCCTCTGGGAGACTCTATATTTAAAGATATTAAGGAATATTTGCGTATTGGTGGCGTCTCTGTTTTGGATGTCGAGGGGAAGGATTTCTGTGCTTATGGTGATAATACGCTAGTCGTATTAAAGAATAAGAGGTTGACTTCGGCCTCTCAGTTGCCACTCGATTTGATAGATCTATTCTCCTTTTTTGCAGATGGACTGATACCTGCATTTTCCTTGGCAGCGGTTGGGGCTGTTAGAAAAAATGCTCATCATATTTTAACGAGGTTTGGTAGTAATTTGGACTCTGCCTATATTGCCAATAGAATTATTACAAATCCTCCAGGTGATGTTTCGGAAATGCTCCGCGACTTGTTTGTATCGGAATGTGATTCTGCTATAGGTTTAGAGTCTGTTGCTGAAAGGTACTTAGAGAGTGAGCCTATTATTAAGTGGATCAATGCTAAGGAGCGCGCCATATCTGTTCAGAGAGTAGGTGGAGATGTGGTTTTAGATAAGTCCCTTCTTCTAAGTATTTTGGCTGGTGGTGTGCGAGATCATAAGGCTTTCAATGGGGCCCCTAATGACATTAGGTTTCCTGAAAAATCTCGGCATTTGATTTCTACTGCTTTAGCAGGTGGGCCTGACTCTTCTAAAAGCTCTGAACACGAATTTGCTCGGTTGGTTGTTCTCAAACGTGAGGCTCATGGTCGCTCAAAACCATGCAGCGCTGTAGGATGGTGTCCATCACTTACTACCGGAACCATAATCAAGTATGTGTTGAGGTCCGCAGGAACTGATAACCAAGGGCAAGCCATTTCAGAGGAGTTCGAATACCTTATTTGTCTGACGCCAGCATGTGATACGTTACGACTTGAGGAAAAGACACCATTTGTTTTTTTAAAAATAAATATTGACTTGGAGAAGTATGGGATTGTTTTGAAGGATTCCGAGGGGCAGGATATTTTCCTTCGTATAGATCAAAAAAGCCCAGTTATTAGAACCTTCTTCTTTGTTCCGGATAATTCTCTTAAAAGAGTATTGGCCAGTAGTGATCAGGATGGTTCAGGAAAATATGAGTTTCAAGATTTGGAGGGCCAAAAATTTTCCTGGCTCGGAGAAGTGCGGTATACCCGTGCAGCTAGTGAAATGGCAGGGCTCTTACGCAACTGGATGCGAATAGGTGTTAGTGATTCGGAATACCTAAGGCTAATAAGTGAGGGACGTTTTTCTTTTTAA
- the exaC gene encoding acetaldehyde dehydrogenase ExaC yields the protein MRYAAPGTQDALVTLQARYGNYIGGEFVAPVKGQYFTNTSPVNGSVIGEFPRSDAADIERALDAAHAAADAWGRTSVQERSLILLKIADRIEQNLEKLAVAETWDNGKAVRETLNADVPLAADHFRYFAGCIRAQEGTAAEINDTTASYHFHEPLGVVGQIIPWNFPLLMAAWKLAPALAAGNCVVLKPAEQTPLSITLFVELVGDLLPPGVLNVVQGYGKEAGEALATSTRIAKIAFTGSTPVGSHILSCAAKNIIPSTVELGGKSPNIYFEDIMQAEPSFIEKAAEGLVLGFFNQGEVCTCPSRALVQESIYAPFMEAVLKKVAQIKRGDPLDTDTMVGAQASQQQFEKIVSYLEIARQEGAEFLTGGNVEKLQGDLASGYYIQPTLLKGHNKMRVFQEEIFGPVIGVTTFKDEAEALAIANDTEFGLGAGVWTRDINRAYRMGRGIKAGRVWTNCYHLYPAHAAFGGYKKSGVGRETHKMMLDHYQQTKNLLVSYDINPLGFF from the coding sequence ATGCGCTATGCAGCCCCCGGCACCCAAGACGCCCTCGTCACCCTGCAAGCCCGCTACGGCAACTATATCGGCGGCGAATTCGTCGCCCCGGTGAAGGGCCAGTACTTCACCAATACCTCGCCGGTGAACGGCTCGGTGATCGGTGAATTCCCCCGCTCCGATGCCGCCGACATCGAGCGCGCCCTGGACGCTGCCCATGCCGCCGCCGATGCCTGGGGCCGCACCTCGGTGCAGGAGCGTTCGCTGATCCTGCTGAAGATCGCCGATCGCATCGAACAGAATCTGGAAAAGCTGGCCGTCGCCGAAACCTGGGACAACGGCAAGGCGGTGCGCGAGACGCTCAACGCCGACGTGCCCCTGGCCGCTGACCACTTCCGCTATTTCGCCGGCTGCATCCGCGCCCAGGAAGGCACCGCCGCCGAAATCAACGACACCACCGCCAGCTACCACTTTCATGAGCCGCTGGGCGTGGTCGGCCAGATAATCCCCTGGAACTTCCCGCTGCTGATGGCCGCCTGGAAACTGGCCCCGGCCCTGGCCGCTGGCAACTGCGTGGTGCTCAAGCCCGCCGAGCAGACCCCGCTGTCCATCACCCTGTTCGTCGAACTCGTCGGCGACCTGTTGCCCCCCGGCGTGCTCAACGTGGTGCAGGGCTATGGCAAGGAGGCCGGCGAGGCCCTGGCCACCAGCACCCGCATCGCCAAGATCGCCTTCACTGGCTCCACCCCAGTGGGTTCGCACATCCTCTCCTGTGCGGCCAAGAACATCATCCCCAGCACCGTGGAGCTGGGCGGCAAGTCGCCCAACATCTACTTCGAAGACATCATGCAGGCCGAGCCGAGCTTCATCGAGAAGGCCGCCGAAGGACTGGTGCTGGGCTTCTTCAACCAGGGTGAGGTGTGCACCTGCCCGTCCCGCGCCCTGGTGCAGGAATCCATCTATGCCCCCTTCATGGAAGCGGTGCTGAAGAAGGTCGCCCAGATCAAGCGCGGCGATCCGCTGGACACCGACACCATGGTCGGCGCCCAGGCCTCCCAGCAGCAGTTCGAGAAGATCGTCTCCTACCTGGAGATCGCCCGTCAGGAAGGTGCCGAATTCCTCACCGGCGGCAACGTCGAGAAATTGCAGGGCGACCTGGCCAGTGGTTATTACATCCAGCCGACCCTGCTCAAGGGCCACAACAAGATGCGCGTCTTCCAGGAGGAGATCTTCGGCCCGGTGATCGGGGTGACCACCTTCAAGGACGAAGCCGAAGCCCTGGCCATCGCCAACGACACCGAATTCGGTCTCGGCGCCGGCGTCTGGACCCGCGACATCAACCGTGCCTACCGCATGGGCCGCGGCATCAAGGCCGGTCGCGTCTGGACCAACTGCTACCACCTCTACCCCGCCCATGCCGCCTTCGGCGGCTACAAGAAATCCGGCGTCGGCCGGGAAACCCACAAGATGATGCTCGACCACTACCAGCAGACCAAGAACCTGCTGGTCAGCTACGACATCAACCCGTTGGGCTTCTTCTAA